GTGTTTCATTCCCTTTTCATAAGAATATTATAATTtggttaaatattatttaaaataaaattttaataatattattaaaatttatttttcttaataaatttgcATTTTATCAACTTCTTtaactataaaatatttaaatttaaattagaaaTAGACAATGCaataattgaaagaaaattgGAAACTGATAATAACAAGACagaaaaaaagttttataatatataaacgaATAGATAAAACACTAACTAAagtaacataataaaataatttcttaaaaatcaaaatccactaaaataaatttgaataccATCTTATATCATCTACCAAAATGACTtatataaagtttaaaaaattatgagagTTATATTAGAGTAGATTttgagaaaaatttattaaagtttgtAAATGATGAGATGATTGTgagaaaattttgaatttaaaaaaaaaatgtaaaatataagtttataaatttatttttatatattaaatttttttaataataaaataagttaattttataaaaataaacaattttcactgaatttaaaaattataattagaatataaatatgtattaaatataaatagatataataaaaatattaaaaactaatacaataataaaaatattaaaaacccaataataatgattaaaaaataatacaataataaaaatataacgtaattaaaaaagaaaaatgaattttacaaaaattataatcaaataaattataactcataagcataataattatataaaaaatatatcacgtaacaaattaaataaaaaaaactttaagtaatttattaaaatattaaatatatataataaaattaaaaaataaatcatatcttatctaaataaataaaaaattattttttaatattaaaaatgttacaataataaaaaataataataaagtaataataaaataaataaagataaattcaaaaaataatgtTGTGATTTTCCTTTTACTCAGAAATTTTGAGGGAAAAAAAGATATTCATAtcttaaattcaaataactgatAATCTCTCGTTTTGTCTggagaaataataattaagtgAGAATTATAATAACGATCCAGCAACCCGCTAGTTCTTTTTATGAAGCACAGAGAACGGAAAAACCTTTATGGGTTATATCGGAAGAGAAGGAAagggattttttttatctaagcAGAAGAAGTCCAAGCTCATGGAATTGTAGATCTTGTACCAGTTGAATAAAAAATGGGTGgaaattttactttttactcTTCAACAGTGTACACTGGGATAAGCAAATGTGGTTAAGGTAAAAGGTGAAGGTGTAGTGTACGTGGCCCTACTTCATTGGTACGTACTGTTTTCTGAAAGCCAAATCAATGGTCCCATTTCAGCCAAATTATATATGAAACTTCCTACCAAGTTACTGTCGTTTAAAACTGAGTCTTTGCTGTGTGTTGACTTGGCTTGATCTTAATCCAGTGTCTGATAGTTTCCTCTTATTCTTCAACTTTTGCCTTCTTTGCATGTTCTAACCTTCAAATTCAGCAATGACACCAAGAGTTTCCAGCTTGGAAGCAGCCCAGAAAGCCATAGACTCAATTGGGTTGGGTTTTGACATAACACAAGATATAGGTTTTGACAACTGTAAGAAGGGTTCAAGGTTGATATTTGTCAATGAGAAACAGTGCCGTCTTCTTGAGATTCCCGGAGGAGGGGTTTCAATTCCAAGTGTCCCTAACTCTATCAAATGTGTCACAGGGGAATCCATTAGAGTCTACTCAGAAGTTCTAACCTTGCAAGAGGCATGCTAATTATGAATATGTTATGCATACTCTAGTAcactttttcataatatattctttattattagtTGAAATTTATTGGATATTACGAAAAATTGTTGGTCTTGCTTCTTGTTTAACCAATACTAGAGAATGCAATAGAAGGATATGTTAGAAAGAGAGTTCTTGGCTCTTCTCTTGTATACTTAGATTAGCCTTAAAGCTGATGttaatttttgtgtgtgtttcaGATGTTGGAGCACTTCAACCAGGAAATGTGCCTTGGTGGACAAACTGCATCGGGTCATTTCTGTGCTTCATTTGGGTTATCCAGTCGAGGTATAAAGGATTTGGCTTCTATCAAGTCTCTTGCTTATGATGGTTGGTTCATCAAACGCTACGCCATTGAATTAGAAAGGTATAATGGTGAACTCCTTGATCATGTCAAAGAAGCAGTGCCATCATCGTGGGACCCTGAGGCCTTGGCAAGGTAAGACTCTGAGACCTTGTAGCAGTATGATGTAACAAGTTACTACTCCATGTATGGAGATGTGTTTTGGCTCAGAAATTATGAGCTTCTCTTGCCGTGTTTACCATTTCAACAGACTTGTAGGATCATGTTAGGTATTCTTTAACTCCTAACGGTGGAGATTATTCATTGTGTTAAATAATAACAACTCATCCAATTAATACTAGTTCAacccttttttttttgttaatttcaaTCTATTTAGAGACTACATCTAATGCTTTCCTTCACCATATGTAATGCATCAAGTAGGAAAACTATCTCTTTAATAATTTCAATCAGTATATTCCAAAAATCTCCTCATGCTCTGCTCTGtattaattattcaattatgATGCTCCTTTAAGGTATAAAGGGATGTCTTGAGTAAAAGAATTTACATCGTATAACTGTAAGTTCTCAATGATAAAATTGTTCTTCTGATTCATGCAAGGTTTATAGAACGTTTTGGAACTCATGTCATAGTTGGGGTGAGCATGGGAGGGAAGGATGTTTTATATCTTAGACAAGGGGATACATCATATCTTGGTCCTAATAGtattcagaaagttttgaaggaTTCAGCTAACACGAAGTTCAAGGATTCTGCAGACAACCATGACCAGGCTTCTCAAGACTTCTGTAaagaaaatgaggtgtcattgTACTTCTTTATTAACTTGGATGTGGTCGATATGCAATTTATGTTGGAAacagaaaataattattataataaagtgACCAGATTGAAAGTTTATATATTAGTTTGATTCTTAGGCAAGTCCTCCCCCTTCAATTTCccttcagaaaaaaaaaactgaccATTCAAGTTAGAGCAATTTTTTTGTTGATCATTAACTTTTATGTACTTCTTTAGTTAATGTATTTTCTAGTTATAACCTTACTAATTCATGCACCAAGAATGCAGTTAGTGGTAAGTTAAAACTCATTATAGCTTTAGATGTTACAAGTGTAACCAAATTTTCTTACTTGCATATAGCATTATCCTTAATTACACATGGAATGGCTTGTTCAGCTTAAAGAAGTTCTTCTATGAGAATGATCATTCATTTTATGTATGTCTAGCTGCACAGAATGCTTTGACCTTCCTTTAGTACCATACTACCGTTAATTATCTCTTCTTAccttaaaatgaaataattaatcttgaaattttaaattctatttaGAATTCTGCTGTGTCAATGTCCCTTTCGTGAAGAACTAGTGTAATGTAACTAATAATGTCACAGCATAAATATTCAAGTTCCAGTATAATGAAGAAATGCTTGCTCTGTTATGCTCTTTAATACATTTGTGGCTGAGTCCCTCTCATGCAATGCAACAGATGTTACAAACAAAGAGGGTTTTAAATTTCCTAACCGCATTCTCATTCATAAATTCTCTCAACTGGGTCTGCAGAATCTTTTTATGATACATAGTAGGAGGGGTGGAAGCAATCAAAAGATGTATCATAATGAATGGTTGGATACTATTGATTCAGAACCTGACGTAATATCATTGTTCCTTCTCCCTCTGACATCCCTTTTGAGAAGCATCCGTGGAAGTGGATTTGTGAGCCATGCCATAAATCTCTATCTCCGTTGTAAGCAATTATTTGATTTGTTTTGTTGCACAAATATTTCACAGTAGTAAGAATTTGCCTTTTCTTACTAAATTTCAGAAAATGAGTTTCATCAGTACATTGAGTTTTTCTATGATATTCTCTTTCTGAAACTGAATTAGCTGAACCTGCATATAAACTGTGATTGCTGAAACAGATAAACCTCCAATTGAAGACCTTCATCAGTTTTGTGAGTGTCAGCTACCAAGACAATGGGCACCTGTACTTAGTGAGATTCGCCTTGGTTCTCATTCCAAGCATCAAGTGAACACATGGATTAGATTCAGTATCTTGGGTCCCAAGCTTTACGTAAATACCATTCCAGTAAGTTTTCCATCTTTCAGTTTTTATGTGCATTTTATGTGTTGAAGGTTCCCATGCATCCGGTGTTTAATAAACAGTGAGCAGAAAAAGATGTACCTTATTCTCACTTGTCTTTCTTTCTGTTATAAACATAAAGAAGGCACGAGTAGTTTCTCGACATATTTGTTGAATATGCATGATGTGTTTTGCTTTCTAGACTCAAGAGTTAATGTGGAACAAATTGTTCATGATTTAATTATGTTAGTGCAGTGACCTTCTGTTGCTACTATGACTCTTGTGGTAGTAAACACCAAGTCTGCATTTTACATGCATATGAATATAGTAGAAGTACTAACATACTAGTAAACATTGACAGCTTAGGAGATCTACGGCTTGtatacaatataaaatattgaatttgaTAATCTTGGTTCCTTTTCCTTGATTGCAGGTAGATGTAGGGAATAGACCAGTAGTTGGGTTAAGATTACAATTGGAAGGGAGAAGAAGCAACCGGTTGGCCATTCACCTGCAGCATCTGGCTTCTCTACCCAAGTCCTTACCACTTTCTGACAACGCAAATACTTACTTATCTTGTGACTCATATAATTGCAACTTGCATAAGAAAGTTAAATGGAACTCCTTTTCATACGTTTGTACTGCTCCAGTTGAGTCAGATGATAGTGTTTCAATTGTGACAGGAGCTCAGTTACAAGTTGAAAAGAAGTGTCTCCTTCTGAGGCTGCGTTTCTCCAAAGTAATTGGTGCCATTCTGCAGAAGGAACCTGAATGGGATCAATCCTCCAGTATCGGCCAGTTTAGCTTAAAGTCTGGGGACATCTTAGCATTCATTTCCAAAGAGGGACAAAGGGGTCATCCGAAGCCAGGTGATAAAACCATTGGTTCCAACACATATTCTTCTGCACGCCCTGCACCAGTTCACACACCAAAGCTTCAAAGGTTTGTTGACACGACCGAAATGGTGAGAGGGCCAGAAGATACTCCCGGATATTGGGTTGTGTCTGGAGCAAGGCTTTCTGTTGAGCATGGCAAAATATATCTCCTTGTTAAGTATTCACTATTATCGTTTGTTATGCAAACTGAAACTGAAGCTTTTAGTGATATCACTCTACCTTCCTTTGAAGTTAAAGGTGTTTCAGTGGCTTAATAGTTAGCTGCTTTTGGTCATCCTCCTGCAACCATGCAACGTTTGACTTCAAAAAGCACTTTTATGAAGCTTCATATTCACTTTGCACAACAAAGGAAAATGGTGAATACTTAacaaaaagatatattttgCCATGCCCAACAAAAATCCTAGCTCTGGAATGTAATGTGGTAAGTTCTTACATAATGTAGTAAGTTCTTACATAATGTAGTAAGTATACGTATCAAATGAGATGAGTGTTCGTATAAAAAGGTGAAAGAAATATATATCACATCATATATTGGTGTTTCACTTTAAAAAGTagcataattttatattttaatcataATCTTTTATGATTTGATCTAGTGGCCATGAATCTGTTATTCACTCTTATTCTTTTATAGTAAAAATCCTCACTTGATAATTTAGTCCTTATAGTATAgatcattattaattttagtacttaatattcatttaaaatagCTCTGGTAATTATTACCTAGTTACCTGATGGATGCCactttatataactttttagtTTAATCATTATAATAGAAGGACACTACGAAAAATCATATTTCGCCGAAGCAAATTCTATAAAGGAACAATTTTATCTTCCAATATAAATCACACAAAAGTCGATTTATTTTAACCCTCAAATATactctaattttaaattaatttgaccATTTTATTCACATCAATCAACACTGTGTAATAGCAACAACTGTCACacaaaataatacttttaaaatatacacTCATATTCCTtatgatttaataaaataacattcgTTTCCTCAGTGTTTAAATATAAATGgactataattttgttttaaaacatcaaattgactataatttaaataaaaaatataaaaattaaaaaatcaatattttaaaatatgaaaatggattttttataagtaaaaattgaatattgtcTCATCTCTCTTAAGacaaaaaatgaaacttttttatataaataaatcgactttttgtttattaatttttttaatttttaca
The sequence above is a segment of the Phaseolus vulgaris cultivar G19833 chromosome 2, P. vulgaris v2.0, whole genome shotgun sequence genome. Coding sequences within it:
- the LOC137812531 gene encoding MACPF domain-containing protein At4g24290-like — protein: MTPRVSSLEAAQKAIDSIGLGFDITQDIGFDNCKKGSRLIFVNEKQCRLLEIPGGGVSIPSVPNSIKCVTGESIRVYSEVLTLQEMLEHFNQEMCLGGQTASGHFCASFGLSSRGIKDLASIKSLAYDGWFIKRYAIELERYNGELLDHVKEAVPSSWDPEALARFIERFGTHVIVGVSMGGKDVLYLRQGDTSYLGPNSIQKVLKDSANTKFKDSADNHDQASQDFCKENENLFMIHSRRGGSNQKMYHNEWLDTIDSEPDVISLFLLPLTSLLRSIRGSGFVSHAINLYLRYKPPIEDLHQFCECQLPRQWAPVLSEIRLGSHSKHQVNTWIRFSILGPKLYVNTIPVDVGNRPVVGLRLQLEGRRSNRLAIHLQHLASLPKSLPLSDNANTYLSCDSYNCNLHKKVKWNSFSYVCTAPVESDDSVSIVTGAQLQVEKKCLLLRLRFSKVIGAILQKEPEWDQSSSIGQFSLKSGDILAFISKEGQRGHPKPGDKTIGSNTYSSARPAPVHTPKLQRFVDTTEMVRGPEDTPGYWVVSGARLSVEHGKIYLLVKYSLLSFVMQTETEAFSDITLPSFEVKGVSVA